The following are from one region of the Heliangelus exortis chromosome 2, bHelExo1.hap1, whole genome shotgun sequence genome:
- the DPH3 gene encoding diphthamide biosynthesis protein 3 — protein MSVFHDEVEIEDFEYDEETETYSYPCPCGDRFLITREDLENGEDVATCPSCSLILRVIYDKEQFMRDEVIAEPLTNKELIKC, from the exons ATGTCGGTGTTTCACGATGAGGTGGAGATCGAGGACTTCGAGTATGACGAAGAGACGGAGACCTACAGCTACCCCTGCCCCTGCGGGGACCGCTTCCTCATCACGCGG GAGGACCTGGAGAACGGCGAGGACGTAGCCacctgccccagctgctccctcaTCTTGCGCGTCATTTACGACAAG GAGCAGTTCATGCGTGATGAAGTCATTGCAGAACCTTTGACAAACAAGGAATTGATTAAGTGCTGA